The Pan paniscus chromosome 1, NHGRI_mPanPan1-v2.0_pri, whole genome shotgun sequence genome has a segment encoding these proteins:
- the LOC129394287 gene encoding protein FAM87A, whose protein sequence is MLCQDLPRSRLGFLGLGGCGLIVKHGMTLRNWASFFVVFQAWSLMILQVLGDMLNIYYAYIQATLTLKVDVAPRLFFPEGGALKEHFSSMDSFQLREAGGTRIPRPAPIYGCAVVTRTVTKAQSLRSALAWAALGCKHPVLSTLCEESQQGAWSEFRRF, encoded by the coding sequence ATGCTGTGTCAGGACCTGCCGCGGTCTCGGCTGGGCTTCCTGGGACTCGGTGGTTGTGGGCTGATTGTAAAGCATGGAATGACTCTTAGAAACTGGGCGTCATTCTTTGTGGTTTTCCAAGCTTGGTCTCTGATGATACTCCAGGTCTTAGGAGACATGCTGAATATTTATTATGCTTACATTCAAGCAACATTAACCCTTAAGGTTGATGTAGCTCCCCGTCTTTTTTTCCCAGAAGGAGGAGCACTGAAGGAACATTTTTCCAGTATGGATTCTTTCCAGCTCCGAGAAGCTGGAGGCACACGGATCCCTCGGCCAGCTCCCATCTATGGATGTGCTGTAGTCACAAGGACTGTGACTAAGGCTCAGTCCCTGAGGAGTGCCTTGGCATGGGCTGCTTTAGGCTGTAAACACCCAGTTTTATCCACTTTATGTGAAGAAAGCCAACAAGGGGCATGGAGTGAGTTCCGCAGGTTTTAG